From a region of the Methanoculleus receptaculi genome:
- a CDS encoding TfuA-related McrA-glycine thioamidation protein has protein sequence MRGVVVFLGPSCDPAAARQILDADYRPPAKRGDIIRAVEEGARVIGLIDGVFFQDSAVAHREILAALRAGVRVVGASSMGALRAAELDSLGMEGVGEIYRAYREGRLVADDEVALLFDPETFAAISEPLVNIRATVQAAIECGVIGADTARALVEAAKEIYFPDRTYEAVASAAEERGGDPEEAARFLEFAGEHAVDQKRKDALLALEYIRDIISAP, from the coding sequence ATGCGAGGCGTCGTCGTATTTCTGGGTCCAAGTTGTGACCCGGCGGCAGCCCGCCAGATCCTGGACGCCGATTACCGGCCACCCGCAAAACGGGGCGACATCATCCGGGCAGTGGAGGAGGGGGCACGGGTCATCGGGCTGATCGATGGCGTCTTCTTCCAGGACTCTGCTGTGGCCCACCGCGAGATCCTTGCCGCGTTGAGGGCGGGGGTGCGGGTCGTCGGCGCCTCAAGCATGGGGGCGCTCCGTGCGGCGGAACTCGACAGCCTGGGTATGGAGGGGGTCGGTGAGATCTACCGCGCCTACCGCGAGGGGAGACTTGTTGCTGATGACGAGGTGGCGCTCCTCTTCGATCCTGAGACATTCGCGGCGATCTCAGAGCCGCTTGTAAACATCCGGGCGACCGTTCAGGCGGCGATCGAGTGCGGTGTGATCGGCGCCGATACCGCCCGGGCGCTGGTAGAGGCCGCAAAAGAGATCTACTTCCCCGACCGGACGTACGAGGCGGTTGCAAGCGCGGCAGAGGAACGGGGTGGTGACCCGGAGGAGGCTGCACGGTTCCTGGAATTTGCAGGGGAGCATGCCGTCGACCAGAAACGCAAGGACGCGCTGCTTGCGCTTGAGTACATCAGGGATATCATCAGCGCACCCTGA
- a CDS encoding 2-isopropylmalate synthase, with protein MIVLFVEPIRFFDTTLRDGEQTPGVSLTPAEKVEIAAHLAGIGVHVIEAGSAAASSGERESIRLIADAGLKAETCTYVRALPADIDLAADAGADSVHLVIPVSDLHISKKLRKTREQVCEMAWSSVEYAKERGLIVELSGEDASRADQTFLAEIFREGVERGADRLCFCDTVGLLTPERAAEIIPPLLFAPLSIHCHDDLGFALANTVAALRAGASAAHVTVNGLGERAGNTALEELVMALEVLYGVDTGIVTSELYPLSTHVARLTGVPLPTNKPIVGEMAFTHESGIHAHGVMRDASTYEPLKPERVGRRRRIVLGKHSGSAAVEAALHDMGYNPNPAQLAEIVARIKRMGDAGTRITDADIMTIADTVMEIEFKPCLELRQFTIVSGSNAMPTASVTMLVNGEEITGAAVGNGPVDAAIRALQRSVADVGDVRLDEYRVDAITGGTDALVDVSVKLSRDGKSVTSRGARTDIIMASVEAVITGMNRLLREGA; from the coding sequence GTGATTGTTTTATTTGTTGAACCGATCCGCTTTTTTGATACCACGTTACGGGACGGCGAGCAGACACCCGGTGTCAGCCTGACGCCGGCCGAGAAGGTTGAGATTGCAGCCCACCTTGCCGGTATCGGTGTCCACGTCATCGAAGCAGGCTCCGCAGCCGCATCCTCCGGAGAACGTGAATCCATCCGCCTGATCGCGGACGCCGGGCTCAAAGCCGAGACCTGCACCTACGTCCGGGCACTGCCGGCGGACATCGACCTCGCCGCCGACGCCGGGGCAGACTCCGTCCACCTGGTGATCCCGGTGAGCGACCTCCACATCAGCAAGAAACTCCGCAAGACCCGCGAACAGGTCTGTGAGATGGCCTGGAGCAGCGTCGAGTACGCAAAAGAGCGCGGACTGATCGTCGAACTCTCCGGAGAAGACGCATCCCGCGCCGACCAGACGTTTCTGGCAGAGATCTTCCGGGAAGGAGTCGAACGCGGCGCAGACCGGCTCTGCTTCTGCGACACCGTCGGGCTCCTCACACCCGAAAGAGCGGCCGAGATCATCCCGCCGCTCCTGTTTGCCCCGCTCTCCATCCACTGCCACGACGACCTCGGGTTTGCGCTCGCAAACACCGTCGCCGCCCTGCGTGCCGGAGCATCCGCCGCCCACGTCACCGTCAACGGCCTCGGCGAACGGGCGGGGAACACCGCCCTCGAAGAACTGGTGATGGCGCTCGAGGTCCTCTACGGCGTTGACACCGGGATCGTGACCAGCGAACTCTACCCCCTCTCGACCCACGTCGCCCGTCTGACCGGGGTGCCGCTGCCGACCAACAAACCCATCGTAGGCGAGATGGCGTTCACCCACGAGAGCGGGATCCACGCCCACGGCGTTATGCGGGACGCAAGCACCTACGAACCCCTCAAACCCGAGAGGGTGGGAAGGAGGAGGCGCATAGTCCTCGGGAAACACTCGGGGTCTGCAGCGGTCGAGGCCGCGCTCCACGACATGGGCTATAACCCCAATCCCGCGCAGCTTGCTGAGATCGTCGCAAGGATCAAACGGATGGGGGACGCCGGAACGCGGATCACCGACGCCGACATCATGACGATCGCCGACACCGTCATGGAGATCGAGTTCAAACCCTGCCTCGAACTGCGGCAGTTCACCATAGTCTCCGGGAGCAACGCCATGCCCACCGCCTCCGTCACGATGCTCGTCAACGGCGAGGAGATCACCGGTGCCGCGGTCGGGAACGGCCCCGTGGATGCAGCCATCCGCGCGCTCCAGCGATCGGTCGCGGATGTCGGGGATGTACGGCTTGATGAATACCGTGTCGACGCCATAACCGGCGGCACAGACGCCCTCGTTGACGTCTCCGTGAAACTGAGCAGGGACGGAAAGAGCGTCACCTCCCGCGGCGCCCGGACAGACATAATCATGGCAAGCGTCGAAGCGGTTATCACCGGTATGAACAGATTACTCAGGGAAGGAGCATGA
- the ilvB gene encoding biosynthetic-type acetolactate synthase large subunit: MKTGARTLIEALQREGVDTIFGYPGGVVLPIYDELYDSSIRHILVRHEQAAAHAADGYARASGRVGVCLATSGPGACNLVTGIATAYMDSIPIVALTGQVPTALLGNDAFQESDITGITMPITKHNYLVKNAADIDRVVKEAFYIAGTGRPGPVLIDLPKDVSMVEVDEASSPPVAVSLRGYQPTYEGHVRQIDKALDLIAEAERPLIYAGGGVILSGASAELREFIETAAIPVTTTLMGLGAIPGDHPLNLGMLGMHGTAAANFAVTECDLLVAIGVRFDDRVTGKIEAFAPNAQIIHIDIDPAEIGKNKKVDVPIVGDVGRVLRAMLARMKKRGDTANWVNRTSTWKAQFPPAYRDDDRLRPQYIIQQLSDLMKGEGIVISEVGQNQMWTALYYCFRKPRSWITSGGLGTMGYGFPAAIGAHFARPGETVVDVAGDGSFQMNIQELATVAHNNIPVKVVILNNIYLGMVRQWQELFYDRRYAYTELSPVDFVKVANAYGVEGMRVEEKADVRGALETALSHDGPFVLDFRIEREENVFPMVPAGAAINEMIGVRNP, from the coding sequence ATGAAGACCGGAGCCAGGACTCTGATAGAAGCGCTGCAGCGTGAAGGGGTGGATACCATATTCGGCTACCCCGGCGGCGTTGTGTTGCCGATCTACGATGAACTCTACGACTCGTCGATCCGGCACATTCTGGTAAGGCATGAGCAGGCAGCGGCGCACGCGGCCGATGGCTACGCGCGTGCAAGCGGCCGCGTAGGTGTATGCCTTGCCACCTCAGGCCCCGGCGCCTGCAACCTCGTAACCGGTATAGCGACGGCCTACATGGACTCCATCCCGATCGTCGCCCTCACCGGCCAGGTGCCCACAGCACTCCTGGGTAACGACGCTTTCCAGGAGTCGGACATCACCGGGATCACGATGCCGATCACGAAGCACAACTACCTGGTCAAGAACGCTGCCGATATCGACCGCGTTGTAAAGGAGGCGTTCTACATCGCCGGCACAGGCCGGCCCGGCCCGGTGCTGATCGATCTTCCAAAAGACGTCAGCATGGTTGAGGTGGATGAGGCATCCTCGCCGCCGGTGGCGGTCTCGCTTCGGGGCTACCAGCCCACGTATGAGGGGCACGTCCGCCAGATAGACAAGGCGCTTGACCTGATCGCGGAGGCGGAGCGGCCACTCATCTACGCCGGTGGGGGCGTGATCCTCTCCGGCGCCTCAGCCGAACTCCGTGAGTTTATCGAGACCGCTGCCATACCGGTGACGACCACCCTTATGGGGCTTGGCGCCATCCCGGGAGACCACCCCCTCAACCTGGGGATGCTCGGTATGCACGGCACCGCGGCCGCAAACTTCGCTGTCACGGAGTGCGATCTCCTGGTGGCAATCGGGGTGCGGTTCGATGACCGGGTTACAGGCAAGATCGAGGCCTTCGCCCCGAACGCCCAGATCATCCATATAGATATCGACCCGGCCGAGATTGGGAAGAACAAGAAGGTCGATGTACCGATCGTCGGCGATGTCGGGAGGGTGCTCCGGGCGATGCTTGCGCGGATGAAGAAGCGCGGCGATACGGCGAACTGGGTGAACCGGACGAGCACCTGGAAGGCGCAGTTCCCGCCGGCTTACCGCGACGACGATCGCCTGCGGCCGCAGTACATCATACAGCAGCTCTCCGACCTGATGAAGGGCGAGGGAATCGTCATAAGCGAGGTCGGCCAGAACCAGATGTGGACGGCGCTCTACTACTGTTTCAGGAAACCGCGGTCATGGATAACCTCGGGCGGTCTCGGGACGATGGGCTACGGGTTCCCGGCGGCCATAGGCGCCCACTTCGCCCGGCCGGGGGAGACGGTCGTCGATGTCGCGGGTGACGGGAGTTTCCAGATGAACATCCAGGAGCTCGCGACGGTTGCGCACAACAACATCCCGGTGAAGGTTGTCATCCTGAACAACATCTATCTCGGGATGGTCCGGCAGTGGCAGGAGCTCTTCTACGACCGGCGTTACGCCTACACCGAGCTCTCGCCGGTGGACTTTGTGAAGGTCGCAAACGCCTACGGTGTTGAGGGGATGCGGGTCGAGGAGAAGGCTGATGTTCGCGGGGCGCTCGAGACGGCTCTCTCCCACGATGGGCCGTTTGTCCTGGATTTCAGGATAGAGCGGGAGGAGAACGTCTTTCCCATGGTCCCGGCCGGTGCTGCGATCAACGAGATGATAGGGGTGCGTAACCCATGA
- the ilvN gene encoding acetolactate synthase small subunit, which yields MTSHTLSVLVENRAGVLSRVAGMFSRRGFNIESLAVGTCEEPGMSRITIVVNGDDAVVEQVMKQTNKIIDVIKVSDLTEHESVERELALIKVAAETGAARAEIMQIANIFRAQIVDVGTRTLVLQVAGDTDKIDALEKLLRQYGIKELVRTGKVALLRGSKTVKTSK from the coding sequence ATGACATCGCATACGCTGAGCGTCCTGGTCGAGAACAGGGCGGGTGTCCTCTCCCGGGTTGCCGGGATGTTCTCACGCCGGGGGTTCAACATCGAGAGCCTTGCCGTGGGGACGTGCGAGGAGCCCGGGATGAGCCGGATCACGATCGTTGTGAACGGGGATGATGCTGTGGTCGAGCAGGTGATGAAGCAGACCAACAAGATCATAGACGTTATCAAGGTCTCCGACCTGACGGAGCACGAGAGCGTTGAACGAGAGCTTGCGCTGATCAAGGTGGCCGCGGAGACCGGGGCCGCCCGTGCGGAGATCATGCAGATCGCAAACATATTCCGGGCGCAGATCGTGGATGTGGGGACGAGGACGCTGGTGCTCCAGGTCGCGGGGGATACCGATAAGATCGATGCCCTGGAGAAACTCCTGCGGCAGTACGGCATCAAGGAGCTCGTCAGGACGGGCAAGGTTGCCCTCCTCCGCGGGTCAAAGACCGTGAAAACCTCCAAATAA
- a CDS encoding sodium:solute symporter family protein, producing MADLTTVALIGIYFFVLLGIGTWASRKIRNTEDYILAGKSLGFWIFTILIVCSICSGMTLLGVSGFGYTSGWPGIWEQIFVPLAASFCIIFFGVKLNAVGKERGYMTVQDYLAERFESPRGMRALSAVSGILVSLIYLIGQYAAISIVLVWIFAIPHWQALLISGVIIIAYTVIGGLYAVSWTTLFQGGILILGVLAMAPFVIRSAGGLTHINTVLAGIDPNFVEPWFPSPVYASYAYATPEFLFSFAILLMVGLACAPHVINNVLAAKESRYFKWSPLLAFGIYAVVMFLVKFTGFATRVLVEEGAVTLPDVVNAQDFAFIVGVEYAMPNMFLWGIFAVIVLAAVMSTTDRLMLTIGTSFGWDIYKNLFRPAASEKEVLMVSRVAVVVGAVGTLILAINPPPMLAWLIWMGIGVMLATFAVPLLAGLYWRGATGAGGIASMATGLVAAGVFGYWHKFVAPLPMHFSFFALLLSLLAMVVVSLLTRKNSPEILDGTGTGWFIQSGGVRGEAERE from the coding sequence ATGGCGGATCTAACGACGGTCGCCCTGATCGGGATTTACTTCTTTGTGCTCCTCGGTATAGGCACCTGGGCGTCGCGCAAGATCCGGAACACCGAGGACTACATCCTTGCGGGGAAGTCGCTCGGGTTCTGGATCTTCACGATCCTGATCGTCTGTTCGATATGCAGCGGGATGACGCTGCTCGGGGTCAGCGGGTTTGGGTATACTTCGGGCTGGCCGGGGATCTGGGAGCAGATCTTTGTGCCGCTTGCGGCCTCGTTCTGTATAATCTTCTTCGGGGTGAAGCTGAACGCTGTGGGGAAGGAGCGGGGCTACATGACCGTCCAGGACTACCTGGCCGAGAGGTTTGAGAGTCCGCGGGGGATGCGGGCGCTCTCGGCGGTCTCGGGGATCCTGGTCTCGCTGATATACCTCATAGGGCAGTATGCTGCGATCAGCATCGTGCTGGTCTGGATATTTGCGATACCGCACTGGCAGGCGCTGCTGATCTCGGGTGTCATAATCATAGCCTACACGGTGATCGGCGGGTTATACGCGGTATCCTGGACGACGCTGTTCCAGGGCGGGATCCTGATTCTGGGGGTGCTTGCGATGGCGCCTTTTGTCATCAGGAGCGCGGGGGGGCTTACCCACATCAACACGGTTCTTGCGGGGATCGATCCGAACTTTGTTGAGCCCTGGTTCCCGAGCCCGGTATACGCGTCTTACGCCTACGCGACGCCGGAGTTCCTCTTCTCGTTTGCCATACTGCTGATGGTGGGGCTTGCGTGTGCGCCGCATGTCATCAACAACGTTCTGGCGGCGAAAGAGTCGCGCTACTTTAAGTGGTCGCCGCTTCTGGCGTTCGGGATATACGCGGTTGTGATGTTCCTGGTGAAGTTTACGGGGTTTGCGACCAGGGTGCTTGTGGAGGAGGGGGCGGTGACCCTTCCCGATGTTGTGAACGCCCAGGATTTTGCGTTCATTGTGGGTGTGGAGTATGCGATGCCAAACATGTTTTTATGGGGCATTTTTGCTGTGATTGTGCTTGCGGCGGTGATGTCGACGACGGATCGGCTGATGCTCACGATAGGGACGTCGTTTGGCTGGGACATCTACAAGAACCTGTTCCGACCGGCGGCTTCGGAGAAGGAGGTTCTCATGGTCTCCAGGGTCGCGGTTGTGGTGGGGGCGGTGGGGACGCTTATCCTGGCCATCAATCCGCCGCCGATGCTGGCCTGGCTGATCTGGATGGGTATCGGGGTTATGCTGGCGACGTTTGCTGTTCCGCTGCTGGCCGGCCTCTACTGGAGGGGGGCGACGGGTGCGGGCGGTATTGCGAGCATGGCGACCGGGCTTGTGGCGGCCGGGGTCTTTGGCTACTGGCACAAGTTTGTGGCGCCGCTTCCGATGCACTTCAGTTTCTTTGCGCTGCTGCTCTCGCTGCTGGCGATGGTTGTTGTGAGTCTTCTGACGCGAAAGAACTCTCCCGAAATACTGGATGGCACCGGGACGGGCTGGTTTATCCAGTCCGGCGGTGTCCGGGGGGAGGCTGAGAGGGAGTGA
- a CDS encoding dihydrofolate reductase family protein — translation MPQDDRPHVLMMSEITVDGKLTLKRGASSKILMKYMAPETGILLHRTRAECDAIMVGANTIRIDNSILTVRLVEGKNPLRVIPTSRGEIPPGANILGHDARTLIAVSEAAPPEKIARLREAGADVVVAGKDQVDLPGLMRILKREYGVDRMMIEGGPTLNWSMLHHHLVDEIRLIHLPFIVGGADTPSLVGGMHIETEEEMIRLSLKGHYLCGSNLVTEWKVLYGPGAGE, via the coding sequence ATGCCACAAGACGACAGGCCGCACGTGCTGATGATGTCGGAGATCACCGTCGACGGAAAGCTCACCCTGAAACGCGGGGCATCAAGCAAGATCCTCATGAAGTACATGGCTCCGGAGACGGGGATCCTCCTGCACCGCACGCGGGCGGAATGTGATGCCATCATGGTCGGGGCAAACACCATCAGGATAGACAACTCCATCCTGACGGTCAGGCTGGTCGAGGGGAAGAACCCGCTCCGCGTCATCCCGACCAGCCGCGGAGAGATCCCGCCCGGTGCAAACATACTGGGTCATGATGCCAGAACGCTTATTGCCGTCAGTGAGGCCGCACCGCCTGAGAAGATCGCCCGGCTGCGGGAGGCCGGCGCCGACGTGGTCGTCGCAGGAAAGGACCAGGTCGACCTCCCGGGGCTGATGCGGATCCTGAAGCGGGAGTATGGTGTTGACCGGATGATGATCGAGGGCGGACCGACCCTGAACTGGTCGATGCTGCACCACCATCTCGTTGACGAGATACGCTTGATCCACCTTCCATTCATCGTCGGCGGTGCTGACACCCCCTCGCTCGTCGGCGGGATGCACATCGAGACCGAGGAGGAGATGATCCGGCTATCCCTGAAGGGGCACTACCTCTGCGGGAGCAACCTTGTCACCGAGTGGAAGGTCCTTTACGGTCCTGGTGCCGGAGAGTGA
- a CDS encoding CDP-alcohol phosphatidyltransferase family protein yields the protein MNITSLRPKFLKHTEPIASFCIRLGVTPNQISVLSLLFGFGCAIAFAGRHFLAGSLLILISAVLDLVDGSVARRNNTDSRFGAVFDWIADKYVDAAVILGVGFSGIPIVSHIFDVPAVADFGVVGLALAGSLLNTFIKPVTYAEIGYSERVAGKIEDPLEGVGFFGRPETILVLVLGGLTGFLWAAVILIAVCTNLSALQRIVYLYQRYS from the coding sequence ATGAATATAACCTCCCTGCGGCCGAAATTCCTCAAACACACGGAGCCAATCGCGTCGTTTTGCATCCGGCTGGGTGTTACGCCAAACCAGATCTCCGTGCTCTCCTTGCTCTTTGGTTTTGGTTGCGCCATTGCTTTTGCCGGCCGCCACTTCCTGGCAGGGAGCCTGCTTATCCTCATCTCGGCCGTCCTTGACCTTGTGGACGGCAGCGTCGCACGGAGGAACAATACTGATAGCAGGTTCGGCGCGGTCTTTGACTGGATCGCCGACAAGTACGTCGATGCAGCGGTCATCCTGGGTGTGGGGTTCTCCGGCATCCCGATTGTCAGCCACATCTTCGACGTTCCGGCGGTCGCGGATTTCGGCGTGGTGGGGCTGGCGCTTGCAGGGTCGCTGCTGAACACCTTCATCAAGCCGGTCACTTACGCCGAGATCGGCTATTCTGAAAGGGTCGCCGGAAAGATCGAGGACCCGCTGGAGGGGGTCGGCTTCTTCGGCAGGCCTGAGACCATCCTGGTGCTGGTGCTCGGCGGCCTGACCGGTTTTCTCTGGGCGGCGGTGATCCTGATCGCGGTCTGCACAAACCTCTCCGCGCTCCAGCGGATCGTCTACCTCTACCAGCGGTATTCCTGA
- the artA gene encoding archaeosortase A — protein sequence MSDYLVLISCICFLAFLIPWRYRNYFAIGGWISIVGYLFAGIPRYISLNNFVYPTLAVISLPLLYITIKHLLRNDPRVIQVSVIAAIAFLVYAPFGYIPALGDWLISAVAGQTSAVLAAIGYPVNFQAWNMLERNGFQTEIVLACTGIQSIAIMLGVAWGVKSTLKQKIAGFFIVFPTIYILNILRNVFVIAAYTEQWFPYLPEIASNGEFGYESFFWAHNVAAELGALVVLVFLAYALFTVVPQLATLANDLYLLYRGELERLLRRGPDKTGT from the coding sequence ATGAGTGATTACCTGGTGCTGATCTCCTGCATCTGCTTTCTTGCCTTCCTCATCCCCTGGAGGTATCGAAACTACTTTGCCATCGGCGGCTGGATAAGCATAGTTGGCTACCTCTTCGCCGGTATACCCCGCTACATCTCACTCAACAACTTCGTATACCCAACGCTGGCAGTCATCTCGCTGCCGCTCCTTTATATAACCATAAAACACCTCCTCCGCAACGACCCCCGGGTGATCCAGGTCTCAGTGATCGCCGCCATCGCGTTCCTGGTCTACGCCCCCTTCGGCTACATCCCGGCGCTCGGGGACTGGCTGATCAGCGCGGTCGCCGGGCAAACCTCAGCGGTGCTTGCAGCAATCGGCTACCCGGTAAACTTTCAGGCCTGGAACATGCTGGAGCGCAACGGCTTCCAGACCGAGATAGTCCTGGCCTGCACCGGGATCCAGAGCATCGCGATCATGCTCGGCGTCGCCTGGGGCGTAAAGTCGACGCTGAAACAGAAGATAGCGGGTTTCTTCATCGTCTTCCCCACGATCTACATCCTCAACATCCTCCGAAACGTCTTTGTGATCGCGGCCTACACCGAGCAGTGGTTCCCATACCTTCCCGAGATCGCCAGCAACGGTGAGTTCGGCTACGAGAGTTTCTTCTGGGCGCACAACGTCGCGGCAGAACTCGGGGCGCTTGTCGTGCTGGTGTTCCTGGCCTACGCCCTCTTCACCGTAGTACCCCAACTGGCCACCCTCGCCAACGACCTCTATCTGCTTTATCGCGGCGAGCTGGAAAGGCTCCTTCGGCGGGGACCGGATAAGACCGGGACGTGA
- a CDS encoding transcription factor S codes for MMFCPQCKGLMISSGGQMKCKKCGYIRDINASDQLKKTDRRVEKEITIVDTEKEIATLPTTTIKCPDCDCTTAYWWLRQLRAADESEVRFFRCTACGKTWREYD; via the coding sequence ATGATGTTCTGTCCGCAGTGCAAAGGTCTGATGATATCCTCAGGTGGTCAGATGAAGTGCAAGAAGTGCGGTTATATCCGTGATATCAACGCGTCTGACCAGTTGAAGAAGACAGACAGACGGGTGGAGAAGGAGATCACCATCGTCGACACGGAGAAGGAGATCGCAACTCTCCCGACCACGACCATCAAATGTCCCGATTGTGACTGCACGACGGCATACTGGTGGCTGAGGCAACTGCGTGCGGCAGATGAGAGCGAGGTGCGGTTCTTCCGCTGCACGGCCTGCGGGAAGACCTGGCGCGAGTACGATTGA
- the acs gene encoding acetate--CoA ligase, translating to MAEKFDVKLEEGKYYLPDASYKERSWIGDYNRAYQEFLADPDGFWDRIARDLEWFQPWDRVKEWNYPYAKWFTNAKLNITHNCLDRHVNNQRRNKVAIMWRGETEGEEEVYTYRQLLQAVSQFANGLKSLGVGKGDRVCIYMPVVPEQIIAMLACARIGAVHTVVFGGFGVSALNQRIVGTDAKVVVTADFTYRRGKAIPLKNIVGEAVVNAPSVERIVVLRRDQEKPVELHPEMEVDFYELMEESDRECPAEVMDAEDPLFILYTSGTTGFPKGIVHTCGGYMVGTYYTTKYVFDIKDNDVYWCTADPGWITGHSYGVYGPLLNGATCLITEVTPDYPTNGTYWDIIQDYGVTIFYTAPTAIRMFMRVGEEWPNRYNLSSLRILGSVGEPLNPEAFEWFYHVIGKARCPVVDTWWQTETGMHMVTTMIGEPMRPGFAGKPIPGVVADVVDRNGNPVPPGTGGFLVVKEPWPSMMRTVWNDDERYRKYWYTIPGCYTTSDLAVKGTDGYIMILGRSDDLIVVAGHNIGTAEVESALVSHDAVAEAAVIGKPDPLKGNIIKAFVILKNGRVPGDKLKNDLVYHVRMTLGPIAMPSEIEFVDSLPKTRSGKIMRRVLKAQELGMDPGDISTLEE from the coding sequence ATGGCCGAGAAATTCGATGTCAAACTTGAGGAAGGGAAGTATTATCTGCCCGATGCCAGTTACAAGGAACGGTCCTGGATAGGCGACTACAACCGTGCCTACCAGGAGTTCCTGGCTGACCCTGATGGGTTCTGGGACAGGATCGCCCGCGATCTCGAGTGGTTCCAGCCCTGGGACCGGGTGAAAGAGTGGAACTACCCTTACGCGAAGTGGTTCACCAACGCAAAACTCAACATCACCCACAACTGCCTTGACCGCCACGTCAACAACCAGCGGCGCAACAAGGTCGCGATCATGTGGCGTGGGGAGACCGAGGGTGAGGAAGAGGTCTACACCTACCGCCAGCTCCTGCAGGCCGTCAGCCAGTTCGCCAACGGCTTGAAGAGCCTCGGTGTCGGCAAGGGCGACCGCGTCTGCATCTACATGCCGGTCGTGCCCGAGCAGATCATCGCCATGCTCGCCTGCGCCCGCATCGGGGCGGTCCACACAGTTGTGTTTGGCGGGTTCGGTGTCAGCGCACTCAACCAGCGTATCGTCGGCACCGATGCGAAGGTTGTCGTCACCGCCGACTTCACATACCGGCGCGGCAAGGCAATCCCGCTCAAAAACATCGTCGGAGAGGCGGTCGTCAACGCCCCGAGCGTCGAACGGATCGTTGTCCTCCGCCGCGACCAGGAAAAACCCGTGGAACTCCACCCCGAGATGGAGGTTGACTTCTACGAACTGATGGAAGAATCAGACCGGGAATGCCCGGCCGAAGTCATGGATGCAGAGGACCCCCTGTTCATCCTGTATACCAGCGGCACCACAGGCTTCCCGAAAGGCATCGTCCACACCTGCGGCGGCTACATGGTCGGGACATACTACACAACCAAATACGTCTTTGACATCAAGGACAACGACGTCTACTGGTGCACCGCTGACCCCGGCTGGATCACCGGCCACAGTTACGGCGTCTACGGTCCGCTCTTAAACGGCGCCACCTGCCTCATCACAGAGGTCACCCCCGACTACCCGACCAACGGCACCTACTGGGACATCATCCAGGACTACGGCGTCACCATCTTCTATACCGCCCCGACCGCCATCAGGATGTTTATGCGCGTGGGCGAAGAGTGGCCCAACCGCTACAACCTCTCATCGCTCCGGATCCTTGGATCGGTCGGCGAACCGCTCAACCCCGAGGCGTTTGAGTGGTTCTACCATGTCATCGGCAAAGCCCGCTGTCCGGTTGTGGACACCTGGTGGCAGACCGAGACCGGGATGCACATGGTCACCACGATGATCGGGGAGCCCATGCGCCCGGGGTTCGCCGGGAAACCGATCCCCGGTGTGGTTGCCGACGTTGTCGACCGCAACGGAAACCCGGTTCCGCCTGGCACCGGCGGCTTCCTCGTCGTCAAAGAGCCCTGGCCATCGATGATGCGAACGGTCTGGAATGACGATGAGCGCTACCGGAAGTATTGGTACACCATCCCCGGATGCTACACCACCTCCGATCTGGCGGTGAAAGGCACCGACGGCTACATCATGATCCTTGGCCGGTCCGATGACCTGATAGTTGTCGCCGGGCACAACATTGGAACCGCCGAGGTCGAGAGTGCGCTCGTCTCCCATGACGCCGTGGCAGAGGCCGCTGTCATTGGAAAACCCGACCCGCTGAAGGGGAACATCATCAAGGCCTTCGTCATCCTCAAGAACGGTCGCGTGCCTGGCGATAAACTGAAGAACGATCTCGTCTACCATGTCCGGATGACGCTTGGACCCATTGCCATGCCCTCCGAGATCGAGTTCGTCGATTCGCTCCCCAAAACCCGGAGCGGGAAGATCATGAGGCGCGTCCTCAAGGCTCAGGAACTGGGCATGGATCCGGGTGACATATCGACCCTCGAAGAGTAG